Proteins from one Catenuloplanes atrovinosus genomic window:
- a CDS encoding LmeA family phospholipid-binding protein, with the protein MPKRQWIVAGALVAALAVPVAVDRTVAAVAENRVAALLSCATGATGDLDVTIGGFPFLTQLVRGAFDQVRLRADAVTVRDVALHDIDIEAHGLRGTSVDSLTATGVLAWSGLGSVVTERLGAGGLNTGGLNIGALELGGDDAGRLAVTAALPIAGTSVPATVYADLAVAGTTLTITPAEVELSALGLRVPASRLPSALAGPHTVPLPALPAGLVLQRVAATADGLAVTVAGTGMSADGIGTPHTDTTGTCEGTNE; encoded by the coding sequence ATGCCGAAGAGACAATGGATCGTCGCCGGAGCGCTCGTGGCGGCGCTGGCCGTACCGGTCGCGGTGGACCGCACCGTGGCCGCCGTGGCCGAGAACCGGGTCGCCGCGCTGCTGAGCTGCGCCACCGGGGCCACCGGGGACCTGGACGTGACCATCGGCGGCTTCCCGTTCCTCACCCAGTTGGTACGCGGCGCGTTCGACCAGGTACGGCTGCGCGCGGACGCGGTGACGGTCCGGGACGTCGCGCTGCACGACATCGACATCGAGGCGCACGGCCTGCGCGGCACGTCCGTGGACTCGCTGACCGCCACCGGCGTGCTCGCGTGGTCGGGCCTCGGCTCCGTGGTGACCGAGCGGCTCGGCGCCGGCGGGCTGAACACCGGCGGGCTGAACATCGGCGCGCTGGAGCTGGGCGGCGACGACGCGGGACGGCTGGCCGTCACCGCGGCGCTGCCGATCGCCGGCACCTCCGTGCCCGCGACCGTCTACGCGGATCTGGCCGTGGCCGGCACCACGCTGACCATCACGCCGGCCGAGGTCGAGCTGTCCGCGCTGGGGCTGCGCGTCCCCGCGTCCCGGCTGCCGTCCGCGCTGGCCGGACCGCACACGGTGCCGTTGCCCGCGCTCCCGGCCGGGCTGGTCCTGCAGCGCGTCGCCGCCACCGCCGACGGCCTCGCGGTGACCGTGGCCGGCACCGGCATGAGCGCCGACGGGATCGGCACGCCGCATACCGACACCACCGGCACCTGCGAGGGTACGAACGAATGA
- a CDS encoding MMPL family transporter: MSTIESGVMHRVMTRCGRFTTRHPYPVIVVWLLLTVTIAALVVAFGRPIDEDATLPGSAGQHGREVLEAHLGGAADANGQVILRSSGARLDEPATAAAIAETAARIDAVEHVSAVARPVLSADGLTGYLDVSLDVGPQELTRATTVEIMDAAGTPGLETLPGGALTRAQGGTGHSEAFGVVVALAVLVVAFGGLVAAALPLLTAALVLIIGVGAIGLAGHLTGIPSVATTLGTMIGLGVGIDYALFLITRYRALLDRGRPVRDAIVGTVASSGSAVVFAGGTVVVALCGLGVAGVPILATLGWTAGLVVLVAVAAATTLLPAMLTLLGPRIDALPVRRRSRAGRASAWGRLADRVIRRPWRYALASTLLLLVLAAPLTAMTLGQTDAGDKAAGSAERAGYEAMAAAFGPGINGPITVVAELSPAATGRDDPRLTALTGAAAAVPGVTQANPARLAEDGLVASVRVIPGTAPGDPATLDTIDRLAALDVDGAAISVTGQTAIRGELAERVGDRMPLVIVLVVLLSGLLVLIAFRAPVVAAKAAVMNLLSVAAAYGALTAVFQWGWGAELIGLDGPVPIEAYVPMMLFALLFGLSMDYEVFLLTAVRESWERTGDNRRAVRDGLSDTGVVITSAALIMVCVFASFVLSDEPVIKMMGLGLAVAIAVDATVIRGLLVPATMTLLGDANWWTPRTTRRAPESPDQARWAVPSESDGAEPARSGGSPA, translated from the coding sequence ATGAGCACCATCGAGAGCGGCGTCATGCACCGGGTGATGACGCGCTGCGGCCGGTTCACCACGCGTCATCCGTACCCGGTGATCGTGGTCTGGCTGCTCCTCACCGTCACGATCGCCGCACTGGTCGTCGCGTTCGGCCGCCCGATCGACGAGGACGCCACCCTGCCCGGCAGCGCCGGGCAGCACGGACGCGAGGTGCTGGAGGCGCACCTCGGCGGCGCGGCCGACGCGAACGGCCAGGTGATCCTGCGCTCGTCCGGCGCCCGGCTGGACGAGCCCGCCACCGCCGCCGCGATCGCCGAGACCGCGGCCCGGATCGACGCGGTGGAGCACGTCAGCGCGGTCGCCCGGCCGGTGCTCAGCGCGGACGGGCTGACCGGATACCTGGACGTGTCGCTGGACGTCGGGCCGCAGGAGCTGACCAGGGCGACCACCGTCGAGATCATGGACGCGGCCGGTACGCCCGGGCTGGAGACGCTGCCCGGCGGCGCGCTGACCCGGGCGCAGGGCGGCACCGGCCACAGCGAGGCGTTCGGCGTCGTGGTCGCGCTGGCCGTGCTGGTGGTGGCGTTCGGCGGCCTGGTCGCCGCCGCGCTGCCGCTGCTCACGGCCGCGCTCGTGCTGATCATCGGGGTCGGCGCGATCGGCCTGGCCGGGCACCTCACCGGCATCCCGTCCGTGGCCACCACGCTCGGCACGATGATCGGTCTCGGGGTCGGCATCGACTACGCGCTGTTCCTGATCACCCGGTACCGCGCCCTGCTCGACCGCGGCCGGCCGGTGCGGGACGCGATCGTCGGCACGGTGGCGTCGTCCGGCAGCGCGGTCGTCTTCGCGGGCGGCACCGTGGTGGTGGCACTGTGCGGGCTGGGCGTGGCCGGCGTGCCGATCCTCGCCACGCTGGGCTGGACAGCAGGGCTGGTCGTGCTGGTCGCGGTCGCGGCCGCCACCACGCTGCTGCCCGCGATGCTGACGCTGCTCGGCCCGCGGATCGACGCGCTGCCGGTCCGGCGCCGGTCCCGGGCCGGCCGGGCGTCGGCGTGGGGCCGGCTCGCCGACCGGGTGATCCGCCGCCCGTGGCGGTACGCGCTGGCCAGCACCCTGCTGCTGCTCGTGCTGGCCGCGCCGCTGACCGCGATGACGCTCGGCCAGACCGACGCGGGCGACAAGGCGGCCGGCTCGGCCGAGCGCGCCGGCTACGAGGCGATGGCCGCCGCGTTCGGCCCCGGCATCAACGGCCCGATCACCGTGGTCGCGGAGCTGTCCCCGGCCGCGACCGGCCGCGACGACCCGCGGCTGACCGCACTGACCGGCGCGGCCGCGGCCGTGCCCGGCGTCACGCAGGCGAACCCGGCGCGGCTCGCCGAGGACGGCCTGGTCGCGTCCGTGCGCGTCATCCCCGGCACCGCACCGGGCGACCCGGCCACGCTGGACACCATCGACCGGCTGGCCGCGCTGGACGTGGACGGCGCCGCGATCTCGGTGACCGGGCAGACCGCGATCCGCGGCGAGCTGGCCGAGCGCGTCGGCGACCGCATGCCGCTGGTGATCGTGCTGGTGGTGCTGCTCAGCGGCCTGCTGGTGCTGATCGCGTTCCGGGCGCCGGTGGTGGCCGCGAAGGCCGCGGTGATGAACCTGCTGTCCGTGGCCGCGGCCTACGGCGCGCTGACCGCGGTGTTCCAGTGGGGCTGGGGCGCGGAGCTGATCGGGCTGGACGGGCCGGTGCCGATCGAGGCGTACGTACCGATGATGCTCTTCGCCCTGCTGTTCGGCCTGTCCATGGACTACGAGGTGTTCCTGCTGACCGCGGTCCGCGAGTCCTGGGAGCGCACCGGGGACAACCGCCGCGCGGTCCGGGACGGGCTGTCCGACACCGGCGTGGTGATCACCTCCGCCGCGCTGATCATGGTGTGCGTGTTCGCCAGCTTCGTGCTCAGCGACGAGCCGGTGATCAAGATGATGGGCCTGGGCCTGGCCGTCGCCATCGCGGTCGACGCCACGGTCATCCGCGGCCTGCTGGTGCCCGCCACCATGACCCTGCTCGGCGACGCCAACTGGTGGACGCCGCGCACCACCCGCCGCGCGCCCGAGTCCCCCGATCAAGCCCGGTGGGCGGTACCCTCCGAATCGGACGGAGCGGAACCGGCCCGCAGCGGGGGGAGCCCGGCATGA
- a CDS encoding SAM-dependent methyltransferase → MTDPATPQTARVWNYWLGGTDNFPADRALGDEIAQAFPLVVEIARATRSVLTRAVRHLVAEAGVRQFLDVGAGLPTADNTHEVAQSVAPECRVVYVDFDAHVQAHARRLLRGHPAGATDFVHADLRDPATILREAARTLDLDRPVAVILSGILAHLPSAAEARAAVRALMAPLPSGSHLVAIDGADTNPELNDVMRIWNQTADPPYEMRSPAEIRSYFDGLELLPPGLVDVTLWHPAGGPVPPLDNLIGVARKP, encoded by the coding sequence ATGACCGACCCGGCGACGCCGCAGACCGCCAGGGTGTGGAACTACTGGCTCGGCGGCACCGACAACTTCCCGGCCGACCGCGCGCTCGGCGACGAGATCGCCCAGGCGTTCCCCCTGGTCGTGGAGATCGCGCGGGCGACCCGCTCGGTGCTGACGCGCGCGGTCCGGCACCTGGTCGCGGAGGCCGGCGTCCGGCAGTTCCTGGACGTCGGCGCCGGCCTGCCGACCGCGGACAACACGCACGAGGTGGCCCAGTCGGTGGCGCCGGAGTGCCGCGTGGTCTACGTGGACTTCGACGCGCACGTCCAGGCGCACGCACGGCGGCTGCTGCGCGGCCACCCGGCCGGCGCCACCGACTTCGTCCACGCGGACCTGCGCGACCCGGCGACCATCCTGCGCGAGGCCGCCCGCACGCTGGACCTGGACCGACCGGTCGCGGTGATCCTCTCCGGCATCCTGGCGCACCTGCCGAGCGCGGCCGAGGCGCGCGCGGCCGTGCGGGCGCTGATGGCGCCGCTGCCCTCCGGCAGCCACCTGGTGGCCATCGACGGCGCGGACACCAACCCCGAGCTCAACGACGTGATGCGGATCTGGAACCAGACCGCCGACCCGCCGTACGAGATGCGCTCCCCCGCCGAGATCCGCTCCTACTTCGACGGGCTGGAGCTGCTCCCGCCCGGCCTGGTCGACGTCACGCTCTGGCACCCGGCGGGCGGCCCGGTCCCCCCGCTGGACAACCTCATCGGGGTGGCCCGCAAGCCATGA
- a CDS encoding CARDB domain-containing protein: MKLTHLLAALTVATTTLTTLAAPPARAAAADLAAGKPIEASSTVFSFVAPNANDGNIGTYWESNGFPATLTVRLGADADVTSVVVKLNPDPIWAARTQSLQVLGRAAGAAGFTSLKARADYRFDPGSNQNTVTIPVTGRVADLQLQFAANTGAPGGQVGELQVIGEWTPPPTGPDLHVTGITPSPANPSAGTAVSFTATVANRGNAAAGASTTRITVGGTTLTGATPALAAGATATVPIGGTWTATTGGATVTATADATGAVAETDETNNALSRPIGVGRGAALPYAEYEAEAARYSGALVEADPLRTFGHTNFGSESSGRRSVRLTSTGQFVEFTSTVPSNSIVVRNSVPDAPNGGGQDHTISLYVNDQFSRKLTLSSRNSWLYGTTDETESLSNTPSADARRLFDESHALLGTSYPAGTRFKLQRDAGDSAAFYIIDLIDLEQVAPAASQPAGCTSITTYGAVPNDGQDDTAAIQRAVTDDENGVISCVWIPAGRWRQEQKILSPDPNRGQYNQRGLRNVVIRGAGMWHSQLYSDTQPHQVVGGINHPHEGNVGFDIDDNTQISDLAIFGNTQNRANRGHGLNGRFGRNTRISNVWIEHVNVGAWVGRDYSDTPAYWNPANTVEFSGMRIRNTFADGINFSNGTKNSRVFNSSFRTTGDDSLAVWANPYVRDQAVDIASNNRFVNNTVQLPWRANGIAIYGGIDNAVENNLVSDTATYPGIMLATDHSPLPFGGTTLVANNGLHRTGGAFWNEDQEFGAITLYPQTRDITGVVIRDTEILDSTYDGIQFKNGGGNMPNVQITNVRIDRSNNGAGILAMGGARGNAVLSNVTITNSADGDVVIEPGSQFTITGR, translated from the coding sequence ATGAAACTGACGCATCTCCTGGCGGCGCTCACCGTCGCCACCACCACGCTCACCACGCTCGCCGCACCGCCCGCCCGGGCCGCGGCGGCGGATCTCGCGGCCGGGAAGCCGATCGAGGCGTCCTCGACCGTCTTCTCGTTCGTCGCGCCGAACGCCAACGACGGCAACATCGGCACCTACTGGGAGTCCAACGGCTTCCCGGCCACGCTGACCGTGCGGCTCGGTGCGGACGCCGACGTCACCTCCGTCGTGGTCAAACTCAACCCCGACCCGATCTGGGCCGCGCGTACCCAGAGCCTTCAGGTCCTGGGCCGGGCGGCGGGCGCGGCCGGGTTCACCTCGCTGAAGGCGCGCGCGGACTACCGCTTCGACCCGGGCTCGAACCAGAACACGGTGACCATCCCGGTCACCGGCCGGGTCGCCGACCTCCAGCTGCAGTTCGCCGCGAACACCGGCGCGCCCGGCGGCCAGGTCGGCGAGCTGCAGGTGATCGGCGAGTGGACGCCGCCGCCGACCGGGCCCGACCTGCACGTCACCGGCATCACGCCGAGCCCGGCGAACCCGTCCGCCGGGACCGCGGTCTCGTTCACCGCGACGGTCGCCAACCGGGGGAACGCGGCCGCGGGCGCCTCGACCACCCGGATCACGGTGGGCGGCACCACGCTGACCGGGGCCACACCGGCGCTGGCCGCGGGCGCGACCGCCACCGTGCCGATCGGCGGGACCTGGACCGCGACGACCGGCGGCGCCACCGTGACCGCCACCGCGGACGCGACCGGCGCGGTGGCGGAGACGGACGAGACCAACAACGCGCTGTCCCGCCCGATCGGCGTGGGCCGCGGCGCCGCGCTGCCCTACGCGGAGTACGAGGCGGAGGCCGCGCGCTACTCCGGCGCGCTGGTGGAGGCGGACCCGCTGCGCACGTTCGGGCACACGAACTTCGGGTCGGAGTCGTCCGGGCGCAGGTCGGTGCGGCTCACCAGCACCGGACAGTTCGTCGAGTTCACGTCCACGGTGCCGTCGAACTCGATCGTGGTGCGCAACTCGGTGCCGGACGCGCCGAACGGCGGCGGCCAGGACCACACCATCAGCCTGTACGTCAACGACCAGTTCTCCCGGAAGCTGACGCTGTCCTCGCGCAACAGCTGGCTCTACGGCACCACGGACGAGACCGAGAGCCTGTCCAACACGCCGTCCGCGGACGCGCGGCGCCTGTTCGACGAGTCGCACGCGCTGCTGGGCACGTCCTACCCGGCCGGCACCCGGTTCAAGCTGCAGCGCGACGCCGGTGACAGCGCGGCGTTCTACATCATCGATCTCATCGACCTGGAGCAGGTCGCCCCGGCCGCGTCCCAGCCGGCCGGTTGCACCTCGATCACCACGTACGGCGCGGTGCCGAACGACGGCCAGGACGACACCGCGGCGATCCAGCGCGCGGTGACCGACGACGAGAACGGCGTGATCTCCTGCGTGTGGATTCCGGCCGGCCGGTGGCGCCAGGAGCAGAAGATCCTCTCCCCGGACCCGAACCGCGGCCAGTACAACCAGCGTGGCCTGCGCAACGTCGTGATCCGCGGCGCCGGCATGTGGCACAGCCAGCTCTACTCGGACACGCAGCCGCACCAGGTGGTGGGCGGCATCAACCACCCGCACGAGGGCAACGTCGGCTTCGACATCGACGACAACACGCAGATCTCCGACCTGGCGATCTTCGGCAACACGCAGAACCGGGCGAACCGCGGGCACGGGCTCAACGGGCGGTTCGGGCGCAACACCCGGATCAGCAACGTGTGGATCGAGCACGTGAACGTCGGCGCCTGGGTCGGCCGGGACTACTCGGACACGCCCGCGTACTGGAACCCGGCGAACACGGTCGAGTTCTCCGGCATGCGCATCCGGAACACGTTCGCGGACGGCATCAACTTCAGCAACGGTACGAAGAACTCGCGCGTGTTCAACTCGTCGTTCCGGACCACGGGCGACGACTCGCTGGCCGTGTGGGCGAACCCGTACGTGCGGGACCAGGCCGTCGACATCGCGTCGAACAACCGGTTCGTCAACAACACGGTGCAGCTGCCGTGGCGGGCGAACGGCATCGCGATCTACGGCGGCATCGACAACGCGGTGGAGAACAACCTCGTCTCGGACACCGCGACCTACCCGGGGATCATGCTGGCCACCGACCACAGCCCGCTGCCGTTCGGCGGGACCACGCTGGTCGCGAACAACGGCCTGCACCGTACGGGCGGGGCGTTCTGGAACGAGGACCAGGAGTTCGGCGCGATCACGCTCTACCCGCAGACGCGGGACATCACCGGCGTGGTCATCCGGGACACCGAGATCCTGGACTCCACCTACGACGGCATCCAGTTCAAGAACGGCGGCGGCAACATGCCGAACGTGCAGATCACGAACGTCCGGATCGACCGGTCGAACAACGGCGCGGGCATCCTGGCGATGGGCGGCGCGCGCGGCAACGCGGTGCTGAGCAACGTGACCATCACGAACTCGGCGGACGGCGACGTCGTCATCGAGCCGGGCTCACAGTTCACCATCACCGGCCGATGA
- a CDS encoding helix-turn-helix domain-containing protein, giving the protein MARSPLGDFLRRRRDQVSPAEVGITGTGVRRVAGLRREEVAMLAGVSVDYYVRLEQGRERTPSAQMLDALSGALLLDEDARMHLFRLAGLAPRGGVDTGPERADPALLTLMAAWPDNPALLYGRAYDVLAANPLAEALFRGFPFSRNLMLSLFLDPAARAFYRDWPEAAANAVAGFRLAFGGAPHHPRLREVLSTLTEHSAEFRTLWAEHRARGKSLEVKTFRHPEIGETTLRMHTFDVRSAPGQELVVYHAEPGTPAADNLRLLATLAATALTERP; this is encoded by the coding sequence ATGGCACGATCACCGCTCGGCGACTTCCTGCGGCGGCGGCGCGACCAGGTCAGCCCCGCCGAGGTCGGGATCACCGGCACCGGCGTGCGGCGGGTGGCCGGGCTGCGCCGCGAGGAGGTCGCGATGCTGGCCGGCGTCAGCGTCGACTACTACGTGCGGCTGGAGCAGGGCCGCGAGCGCACCCCGTCCGCCCAGATGCTGGACGCGCTGAGCGGCGCGCTGCTGCTCGACGAGGACGCCCGGATGCACCTGTTCCGGCTGGCCGGCCTGGCACCGCGCGGCGGCGTCGACACCGGGCCGGAACGCGCGGACCCGGCGCTGCTGACGCTCATGGCCGCCTGGCCGGACAACCCCGCGCTGCTGTACGGCCGCGCCTACGACGTGCTGGCCGCGAACCCGCTCGCCGAGGCGCTGTTCCGGGGCTTCCCGTTCTCCCGCAACCTGATGCTGTCGCTGTTCCTCGACCCGGCCGCCCGCGCGTTCTACCGCGACTGGCCCGAGGCCGCCGCCAACGCGGTCGCCGGCTTCCGCCTAGCCTTCGGCGGCGCACCGCACCACCCGCGCCTCCGGGAGGTGCTGTCCACATTGACCGAGCACAGTGCGGAGTTCCGCACGCTCTGGGCCGAACACCGCGCGCGCGGCAAGTCCCTGGAGGTCAAGACGTTCCGGCACCCCGAGATCGGCGAGACCACGCTGCGCATGCACACGTTCGACGTGCGCTCCGCGCCCGGGCAGGAACTCGTCGTCTACCACGCGGAGCCCGGCACCCCGGCCGCCGACAACCTCCGGCTCCTCGCCACGCTCGCCGCCACCGCCCTGACCGAACGGCCCTGA
- a CDS encoding ThuA domain-containing protein, with protein MRILVYSRTTGFRHDSIPAGVAALTALGRDHRFEVVATEDPAVLTPGELAGFAAVTFLSTSGTISADPSARDALERYVRDGGGFAGIHAASTTEYDWPFFGELVGARFDRHPDVQPARLLVEDSAHPATAHLPAVWSRTDEWYDFRTNPRDRVRVLLRVDETSYTGGAMGADHPLAWCHDSLGGRSFYTALGHTAESYAEPAVLGHLLGGIRYATGG; from the coding sequence GTGCGAATCCTGGTGTACAGCCGGACGACGGGCTTCCGGCACGACTCGATCCCGGCCGGGGTGGCGGCGCTGACCGCGCTCGGCCGGGATCACCGTTTCGAGGTCGTGGCGACCGAGGACCCCGCGGTGCTCACGCCCGGGGAGCTCGCCGGGTTCGCCGCCGTGACGTTCCTCAGCACCAGCGGCACCATCTCCGCCGACCCGTCCGCGCGGGACGCGCTGGAGCGCTACGTCCGTGACGGCGGCGGCTTCGCCGGCATTCACGCCGCCTCCACCACCGAGTACGACTGGCCGTTCTTCGGCGAGCTGGTCGGTGCCCGGTTCGACAGGCACCCCGACGTGCAGCCCGCCCGCCTGCTCGTCGAGGATTCGGCGCACCCGGCCACCGCGCACCTGCCCGCGGTCTGGTCACGCACCGATGAGTGGTACGACTTCCGCACCAACCCGCGCGACCGGGTGCGTGTGCTGCTGCGCGTGGACGAGACGTCCTACACCGGCGGCGCGATGGGCGCCGACCACCCGCTGGCCTGGTGTCACGACTCCCTGGGCGGCCGATCCTTCTACACCGCGCTCGGCCACACCGCCGAGTCCTACGCGGAGCCCGCCGTGCTCGGCCACCTGCTGGGCGGCATCCGCTACGCCACCGGCGGCTGA
- a CDS encoding TetR/AcrR family transcriptional regulator — protein MQPTDRRAALKARHRRAIIDAATALISESGAARFSVDQLAARADVSRRTVFNHFSSIDDIVTTACTDVLGVVVDNFRAAFSASPVEPGNRASMFEAVTAALRATDVPSVIAFIWQALGGFGPGDPRPQQIFQATFSRTTDELARELAERNAAEDSLDAELLVSSLMHGVEVIAHRWITETGAATDDAALALWGRLLDRLIDNVRTGY, from the coding sequence GTGCAACCCACCGATCGCCGCGCCGCGCTCAAGGCGCGTCACCGTCGCGCGATCATCGACGCGGCGACCGCGCTCATCTCGGAGAGCGGTGCGGCCCGGTTCAGCGTCGATCAGCTCGCCGCGCGCGCGGACGTCTCCCGGCGCACGGTCTTCAACCACTTCTCCTCGATCGACGACATCGTCACCACCGCGTGCACCGACGTGCTCGGCGTCGTGGTGGACAACTTCCGCGCCGCGTTCAGCGCCAGCCCGGTCGAGCCGGGCAACCGCGCCTCCATGTTCGAGGCGGTCACCGCCGCGCTGCGGGCCACCGACGTGCCGAGCGTGATCGCGTTCATCTGGCAGGCGCTGGGCGGCTTCGGCCCCGGCGACCCGCGGCCGCAGCAGATCTTCCAGGCCACGTTCTCGCGTACCACCGATGAACTGGCCCGTGAACTGGCCGAACGCAACGCGGCCGAGGACTCGCTCGACGCGGAACTGCTGGTCAGCTCGCTCATGCACGGCGTCGAGGTGATCGCCCACCGGTGGATCACCGAGACCGGCGCCGCCACCGACGACGCGGCGCTCGCGCTCTGGGGCCGCCTGCTCGACCGGCTCATCGACAACGTCCGCACCGGCTACTGA